Proteins co-encoded in one Saprospira grandis genomic window:
- a CDS encoding S41 family peptidase — MKYRKFWPLGLLLLAGLSLASGGRLLRLAQSMEIFAAAYRSVNRYYVEEPEPTALMRIAIDSMNGSLDPYTNYFSEAQIEQFRINFKGSWDGVGMELIEYKGKVLVNELVDGSAAKAAGIQIGDELLRIDGSDISGKKLEDIERSLHGKAGTQVLVETRRGVAASEEHNLTRTKVERKNVPYYSMLDDSTAYIVLTTFTERAGGNVSNALQELQEKHNPKQVILDLRDNGGGLLIEAVALCNVFLPKNKLIVYTKNKVANWDRSFSTQKQPLDSQIPLIVLVNGQSASASEIVAGAIQDYDRGVLLGQRSFGKGLVQNTYDIGYNSKVKLTTARYHIPSGRCIQALAYKGGKSKRMDDSLRSSFSTENGREVFDGGGLEPDYKIALAETKYLLDAITESRLLFEFANDFRQKVDSIAPALEFQVSEQLYADYLQFLAQKNYAFELPSEKELAKLEKTAKEEKKYASEKAAFEALRAKIRAEKKRLLNQEKAALSIQLRQAILRRYYSEDQVIMARLKEDKEVKAAIALFGDAKAFDQLLEAPEK; from the coding sequence ATGAAATACAGAAAATTTTGGCCCTTAGGGCTACTGCTTTTAGCGGGGCTGAGTTTGGCCAGTGGGGGTCGGCTGCTTCGTTTGGCCCAGAGCATGGAAATATTTGCGGCCGCCTACCGCTCCGTGAATCGCTATTATGTAGAAGAGCCTGAGCCGACGGCCCTGATGCGCATAGCCATAGACTCGATGAATGGCAGTTTGGACCCCTATACCAACTACTTTTCGGAGGCCCAGATTGAGCAATTTCGCATCAACTTTAAGGGCTCTTGGGATGGGGTCGGCATGGAGCTCATTGAATATAAAGGGAAAGTATTGGTCAATGAATTGGTGGATGGTTCGGCAGCTAAGGCGGCGGGCATTCAGATTGGGGATGAGCTCTTGCGGATAGATGGCAGCGATATTTCGGGCAAAAAGCTAGAGGATATCGAGCGGAGTTTGCATGGAAAAGCGGGCACGCAGGTATTGGTAGAAACGCGTAGGGGAGTGGCTGCCTCGGAGGAGCATAACCTAACACGGACCAAGGTAGAACGAAAAAACGTTCCTTATTATAGTATGTTGGACGATAGCACGGCCTATATTGTGTTGACCACCTTTACGGAGCGAGCTGGAGGTAATGTCTCTAACGCTTTGCAAGAACTGCAGGAAAAACACAACCCCAAGCAAGTCATTTTAGATTTGCGAGACAATGGTGGGGGGCTTTTGATCGAAGCGGTAGCGCTTTGCAATGTCTTTTTGCCCAAGAACAAATTGATTGTCTACACCAAAAATAAGGTAGCTAATTGGGATCGTTCTTTTAGTACACAAAAGCAGCCATTAGACAGCCAAATTCCCTTAATTGTTTTGGTCAATGGGCAGTCGGCCTCGGCCTCAGAGATTGTAGCGGGGGCCATACAAGACTACGACAGAGGGGTATTGTTGGGGCAGCGATCTTTTGGTAAAGGTTTGGTGCAAAACACCTATGATATTGGCTACAACTCTAAGGTCAAACTGACCACTGCCCGTTATCATATTCCCTCGGGCCGTTGTATTCAGGCCCTAGCCTACAAAGGAGGGAAGTCTAAGCGGATGGACGACTCTTTGCGGAGCAGCTTTAGCACCGAAAATGGCCGAGAAGTATTTGATGGAGGCGGTTTGGAGCCGGACTATAAAATAGCTTTGGCCGAAACCAAATACTTATTGGATGCGATAACGGAAAGTCGTTTACTCTTTGAATTTGCCAATGATTTTCGGCAGAAAGTAGACAGCATTGCCCCCGCCTTGGAGTTTCAGGTATCGGAGCAGTTATATGCGGACTATCTGCAGTTTTTGGCCCAGAAAAACTATGCTTTTGAGTTGCCCTCGGAAAAAGAATTGGCCAAGCTAGAGAAAACGGCCAAAGAAGAGAAAAAATACGCCTCGGAAAAGGCGGCTTTTGAGGCCTTGCGGGCCAAAATCCGAGCAGAAAAAAAGCGGCTATTGAATCAAGAAAAAGCGGCCTTATCTATTCAGCTTCGTCAGGCCATTTTGCGTCGTTATTATAGCGAGGACCAAGTTATTATGGCTCGATTGAAAGAGGATAAAGAAGTAAAGGCCGCCATTGCCCTTTTTGGGGATGCAAAGGCCTTCGATCAGCTTTTGGAAGCGCCAGAAAAGTAA